ATATGGAATTAGAAAGTGAAAAAAAGGGTAGAGATAAATGGAATTTCAGATATCGAGCAGCAATCAGTAGACCAAAGGAATTTTTCAATAGATCTTGGAATGGTCATGTTGGTAGAGTAGAATCATTTTTCAAACCAGATAAAAAAACAGGATTGTCACCAGTAGAAGAAATGGTAGGTGAAGAATTAACTCCAGAAAATTCAATTATCTATATTTGTGGATATCAAGGTACCATAGATGGTGTAATTGATCATTTAGGTCCAAAGGGTTTCGTTACAGAACATGAAAAAAAATCTGATGGTAGTTTTGGTATCAAATACGAATCATACGGATAAAAAAACCCTAGTGTTATTTTTAAATTTAAAATATCATAATTTTTATACTATAATTAATTTCAACAGAACATGCCTAAGATAATGTGTCGGGACTATGGTTTTGAATGTGATTTTGTAGCTGATGGAGAAAATGAAAAAGTGATTGAAGATTTTAGAAATCATGCTGAAAACGAACACGGAATAGATTATACAGTTGAGGCAGTAAAACAAATTCTAATTAGAAAACAAAAATAAAAATTTCTAAGCATCTAGTTTTTTCATTCTTGCAGACAATACAGGTAATTCTTTAGCAATAATTTTTTCGACTGCCGGAATAATTGAAGTTCTGTGCTTAACACTTTCGTCATAAATTTCAGCAATTTGGTCTCTAAAGAGCAATTTAATTCCTGGAAGAGCAGTAATGCCTTCATCAACAGTTCTAGGATCTGATAAATCTAAAATCAATGTACCCTTTTTCTTTTCTTTCATTAGAAGTTGAATTCTTTCAAAGGTAATCAAGAAATAATCGGATGTTGTTGCTACAAAAATAATATCATATTTATCGAATGTAGTTAATACATCATTGAAATCAATAGGATTTCCACCTACAACATTACTAAATCCTGTAGCACGTTCAATTGTTCTACTACTAACATCATAAGAAATTTCTTTTTTGTTTAGTGTTTTTGCAACTAAAGCAGCGGAATTTCCTGTTCCGATTAACAAAACTTTTTTCTTTGGATCTAATCCAGCTTTCTCTTCAACTAACTTTACTGAAACATCCCCAAGAGATACAATATCTTTTGCAATTCCAGTAGAATCTCTCATTCTAGAAGATAATCGAATTACACTTTCAAATAATTTATTGAGAATAGTACCAGATGTTCCTGCAGATTTAGCATGAGATAAAGATTGAACTATTTCATCAAATACTTCTTGTTTTCCAACAACAAATGAATCAATACCAGAGCCTAAGCGTAAGAGATTAAGGTAAACATCATCACTTTTGTAAACT
This window of the Candidatus Nitrosomarinus catalina genome carries:
- a CDS encoding DUF1059 domain-containing protein; protein product: MPKIMCRDYGFECDFVADGENEKVIEDFRNHAENEHGIDYTVEAVKQILIRKQK
- a CDS encoding glutamyl-tRNA reductase is translated as MDHVIFDVMNTRVTFKNVPLHELSKFAFKDVGAAADEFKKIPGVDECIIIQTASRIEIFTVSNTETVDSPDARRAEGKTLILNQVKETWINLTELEQIDIDHFDQTIEVYKSDDVYLNLLRLGSGIDSFVVGKQEVFDEIVQSLSHAKSAGTSGTILNKLFESVIRLSSRMRDSTGIAKDIVSLGDVSVKLVEEKAGLDPKKKVLLIGTGNSAALVAKTLNKKEISYDVSSRTIERATGFSNVVGGNPIDFNDVLTTFDKYDIIFVATTSDYFLITFERIQLLMKEKKKGTLILDLSDPRTVDEGITALPGIKLLFRDQIAEIYDESVKHRTSIIPAVEKIIAKELPVLSARMKKLDA